tggtttccgggaaattactttccaaactttcttgtgtttgtttgccagtaggaaagttggtcaatggaaaacactttccagtaaaaggaaaatttggcttggttttctggaaagtgttttcctgaaaaatttgaggggaaaacactttccggaagttgtgaaaaatttagaaatatcattatttgctgattatatcaaatttgatcctcaaacttttgattgctacatatattttgttttgaatatttatttttcaatttcatctcttaaaattttatttttatattaactttggtccttatttttataattactatttgctttttccttatcattttttttattgaaattttttatttatcaaatttgatcctcatttttttgattgttacttattttatttgaaataatttatgaaatgttgattattattattttaatttctttattttttattatttttttattttttagatttgatccctattattttgattattatttgagataatttatgaaattatatattttttttcaatttcattctcatttaactttttaatttgtaagatttgttcctcattattttaataaacttgagaaaaataaaatattaataagttattttccagctcattttccatgacataaccaaacactggaaagtgttttccagttcattttccataacactaccaaacatcggaaaatactttcccggaattcactttccaggaattcactttccccggaattcactttccaaaaggaattcactttcctgcaaacaaacggagccttaatcAAAACCTTTGTTTCCAAAATTTCTGTGCCGTTCTTCTCTTTTGGAGAGATCTTGTcgctattaaaatttaatttaattttccttaaaaaaaaatttaaagagcaTCCTTTTGAGAGTGTTGTAGACATGGAAGCATTCATTTTCAGGTTTTGTCTCTCAGTTCCAGGCTGCATGTTCAGACAAATTTGATTGCTGTGTGGATTAGTGCAAAGTTACTGCAGAGAACCGTTAGAATTCTAAAATGTTAGGATCACCATGTCTGAGGCTGGAGTCTTGGGTTCAAAAAAGCCCGTAACAAAACATATTCTGACTCGTCACGGCAGGATAAGGTTTTATAACTAGGATTATAATGAGATGATATCTTTACTAATCTTCCAATTTCTTATGATAATTTGAAGAGGGCTAGCTGCTCttacataaacaaaatattaaatctagCTGGTTGGTTCACACAAATGtcaattacaaaatatattgtCCGAGAGAAAGAACAAGCTCTAGTCCTTGTTATAATGATTGTCTTTGAATGATTCTGGTTCACAGTTCTCGACAGAACAATCAGTACCAATCATGCAATGCAAGCCTGTGCCATCTAATACAATGAACATGTTATTTCATTTACTATAATTTTCAATGCCTAGTTGGTGACAAAGCAGGAGGGGTCTTGCTCCCTCCCCGCATCCGCGCACGCATACTCGTGTATAACCATTGCTGacaatgaatatatataaaacagttCATTAAAAcctttcaaaaattcaaaaaaattaactatttatgCACTTGATTCTTCtttatctatatataattaaatatttattctcGTTGCTTCCATAACTATTTTGTAATAACCATTACTATTGTCATTAGCGTACACCACTCAGGATTTGGTGCCTGTTTTAGGGGACACCTGCAAGTGGAAACCTTGAGCCTCCATGCATGTCAAATAAGCACTAGATATTTTGTTCTCTACgttacatttattttaaatttccaaCCACTTTTGGGATTTTAATGCCTATTCATTGCAGaccattcctttctttcatgCCTGCTTGGCTTTTTTCCAGTCATTCTTCTGCATTTCTCTATTGAAAGTGGCAGCCCGGAACTGGAACTGGTAATGTCAAGAGCCATGTGGTCAACATTCTTATAAACTAGAATCTTGTAACCCTAGCAGCTTCTTCAATGCTCTCTTTTGGTGCTTCATACACCCACTCAAGGTTTGACCATGGCAGAGCTCTACACAAAGTTCAGGTTAACTTGGCTAAATGAAATGATTCTGGAGGCAAACAGCACAGTCCCCATTCTCAAAAAACCAGCTTTATTGAACATGAATTATGATAACCGACGGGTATGAACAAAAGGGTAGAATCAACATAGAAGCTACACCTGCGCCAGGGGCATCTTATTATTGAGATATTATTGGTTGGAATACATGTAATGAATTGGCCGCTCCTAACACTATATATTAGAAGGTGAAAAAATGATCTTTATCTGAAACCCCACTTCTAAGGGAGAAGAGAAACACAACTGGAGTTGGTGCTGCGTGGGGGCTGCGGGGGTCTGAGTTAAATTTCTGCTATGGACTCTTCCCTAAATGTTCAAGAAGCCATCACCAGAGGGGATCCATACccattttgatgtgatttttgcCATCTCCACGCAGTCTGTAAGCTCTTCTGGAGATCTGTGTATTGCGCTGTCCAGTTTAGCTCAAGGTTAATTTTAGATGGGTCACTGAATACTTCAGCATAGTCACCAGGACGGCGAGGTAAATAGTCAACTTTGATATCTACACCAGTTGCCTTTTTACATGCCTTAACAAACTCCTTGACTGATCTACCTGATAatagaaacaagaaacaaacaacAGCTTGAGAACACAAGAAGACTGAAAAACCACTTAGAGAACAGTGAAACTTGGTCACCCACCCTTTCCAGTGCCAACATTGTAGATTCCAACTTTACCAGGCATTGCCTTTTCAAGTGCTTTAACATGAGCATCAACAAGATCAGTAACATCAATATAATCTCTTATACAAGTTCCATCGTGGGTCTTATAGTCTGTTCCTTTAACCTGCAAAAAGTGAAAACAGCACCAGCACATTCTGAGAATTTCATTCATCGTAATGCAAATACTACAACAGATCAGGGCATGGCACAAAGAATATGGAATCAGGCAGATATTAGCAATCTCTAGGTATGAAAACTCAATAAATGTCCCAATAGCCTGATCCAAGACTCCCAAAGAGTTCAAATTTTCAGCAAGGAAATCAACACCTAAAGCTAAACCAGCCGAGTTCTGAAAACCAGAGTAACAACAATTACAAAGCAGGAAGGCACAGTGCTCtacattcttttttcttaaagatTGAACGAAGAAAATCTCTTTTTCACCAGTAATTGCAGAATCATACAATTCTACCAAAATACAAACTGAAATTTCTACTTTTTTCACAGGTTAGCCTTGAAATAACTCAACAGTCAAGTTACAATTTTGGTCTAAAGGGGAAATTCCAGGTTAAAAACCAAGTAAGAGTACCTTCAGCCCAGGAATAATACCACGAGCTGCATCGAAACAAGCACCAGAAATTCGTCCATGCTCACGCAGTTCAGGTCTAGGAGCCTCACCTAACCTGCCTTCTGGATCTGATCCAATCACATTGAAGTATCTGAAAGTTGATCGAAAAAGCATTCATCATTTCATACCCTTTAAGAGTGAGCAGTTATCATTATTTAACTTTCATTTAATGACGGGATGTAgctttaaaatatcaattttgtatTCAAAGCCTCATCTTCTGCAGTTAGTTCAAAAACTGAAGGGCATTTGAggaatactttaaaaaaaaccagagatcaACTAGTAAATTGAACGAAAAGCATTTGAGAAATACTTCAAAAATAACAAGTAAGAATATGCCAGCTATTGGAAAGTCaacaattcaaagaaaaaggTATAAGGATACTCAACACCAACCTCAATATCATAATTGCCATGTTTgagtttttagaaaaatcaaggaTGATATCTTCTGCCATCTTCTTAGCTTTTCCATATGGATTAATGGGTACCTGAGTTGAGGGACAAACATAATTCAGTCACCTATCATGTAACTtgataaaaaggaaaacaagtTGTAGTGTTCATTCTTGCACTCTCGTCCTAAATGAAACTGTAGACtggacaaaaagaagaaaaaagaaagccaGTTAAAAAGTTTTTAACTCAAACCTGTGGAGTTACTTCAGTAATCGGCATCTTTTCAGGCTCCCCATATGTTGCACATGTACTTGAATATATCAAAGTCTTTACATCATTTGCAGCCATTGCCTCCAACACTACCAAGGTATTTGATGTGATATTGTGATAGTACCTGCACAACAAGGACAAGCATATTATCATTTTGGACACATGATTAAGTGTATTGATTTTGACAGAGAATATAGGTTTTCAGTTAGAAGATGATCCATATCTATACAAAGTgaaatatatgataaaagaaaatCTCAAGACTTGATTTACATTATATCAGTTTTCAAAATCAATGTTCTGTACGTATTCTATAGCTTCCAGTGGATTTTCTATGATTATTGGACTAAGAAACACAATAAGCAAGATACAACAGAAGTTTCAACCAAAATTGGCTTCCCTAAGCTATTAGAATCAGGCTATTCGGCAATAATTTAATGCCTGTTATCCCATCATCTAAATCTTACTTGCAGTTCTTGTATGCAAATCATAGAATCAGGCTATCCAAAAAATCCCTTGTATGAAAAGTGGTTCCAGTGATACCTTCCTTAAAACTTCTTATTATTCCATGTGgcaatggaaaaagaaaacctaaacTTGTAATCACACAAACTATTTTGCAGCAAGTTCAACAGGAAACCAAAAAGAAAGCTTACTTCAGGGGGTCCATGGTGCTTTCCCCAACATATGCAACTGCTGCAAAATGCATCACAGCATTAAATGCATTTTGTGAGAAGATAATGTTAACCTAGGATTTTGGTGAAGGAAACATGTTGCAACATGTTCAGCTATCTTTATAAACAACCTAAAATCAGCATTATacattaaatatatcaaattataagGATACAGTTTTAGGATCTCCCAGGTCAGCATATATAAACTGAAGCCTCCCGGGCTCTGGAAATAATTCTTGTAAAACCTTGACTGCACCTATGTTTCCTCGAGAAAGGTTGTCCTGTTAACAATATGAAATTCTTTGCATTAAATACATAGAGATATTAACATCACGGGTGATAACAGGATCTTTCAAGCGATAACAGATCTGAAAGGAAGTTGCTATATTTCATGCAAGGAACATACCACTATGGTTACTCGGTAACCATCCTTCAAAAGTCGCAATGCAGCATGGGAACCAATAAAGCCAGCACCACCTGTCACTAGGACATGGATCACCCCTTCTTCATGCAAAGAgaactgaaaaacaaatcatcatgtacgttaaaaaaaaatgacataaactCAATTTGTAATTCAATGGCCGAACATAATTGAGATTTGGACAGCTGATTTCACATTTTAAAAGAGGCgcacaaaaaaatccaaatgccCTTTACTGGAGAAGTAAAGGTGGCAATACAATTCCTAGAGTGTGATGACCCTGTTTTTTCTAGGGGCAAATAATAAACATGCTTCAAGTTTCAAAATGCTATTTCTGCAGCTTCAGTGGAAAAAACAGGATGCTTGGACAAGTCCAAGCAATCAAAATGtctgttaattatttttatgtcaactcTTCCACACCAAAAGAGTATTGACTTAACAGAAGACAAATGAACAAAGGATTCAGAAGTTACCGGGCTTGGAGAATAAAAGGTCGGAGATTGCTTTAGCATAATTATACATAAAGCTGTGAGGGTAGCAGCCAAAAGAATCTTTCCTACAacgttgtttttcctttttggaTCTGAATAATCCATGCCTGCAACAGAATGagcaaaaccaaaaaattaaaccCTGAAAGCAACTAGCAGCTTCATATAATTCAAGCAAGCAGAAGCCAACCAAACAATTGCATCACCATAAACATCAAGGGAGTAAAGAGGGAGCATTTTGATGTCAAAATGTAGAGCCATGAAACAGACCTCCAAGAGATATAGATCTATTGGACCTTGGCTGAGCTCTGGTCCTGCCAAAGTTTAGCATTTGGAGAGTCCTTCAATTCCAgtccctttctctctcaaaacTAAGTTTCAGTATCAGTGATTTTCTGCTCCAGTCTGCTGCAatgaaatcaaattcaaacaattAGCAATGATAGagtttgaaaaagaagaaaccaaaAGACATGAAAGGTAAAATCAGAACCAAAAGGAAGACCAGCTGGGCCCTATATAAGTATTTGaagccaaaacaaaacaacGAGAGCAAAAGGTTAAACActacaagtacaaaaaaaaaaaattacaattcaaatggggaaaaacaaaaacccaggAAAATTCACCACTCAGTTCAATTCTTTACAATCTGAAACCAGttaaaagagagaaagggagaAGAATTTCAAGATCCAAAAAAACCAGTAAACACAAGAAATCACTCCTCAGAACTCCATttgttacataaaaaataaaatcaattaaaaaaatgcacaGACATAGCAATCGTTTGTCAGGGCATGACTGGTACcagagattaaaaaacaaaattctgatATCAGAATGTCCACCATAGACAACCCAGAACGACAAATGATAAAGCTTCTACCAAATATAAGGGGGGGAAAAACACTTTACAGAGAGAAGAACAAACCAAATCCCAAAATGGGAATTCCTCAAGATCCAAGAACACCAATCAATCAAAACCCATTTCGAAAAACACtgaaaaaatcccaaaaatcaCATCTTTATCAAAAAAGAGCTAGTCAATCAAAACAGGAACAAGAAAAAAGCTCAAATATTTATCAGCAGCAGTCtacttcaaagaaaaatacttaaattcTAACATCAATACCACTCACGAACTTCCCAAAAGAAACCAATTTTCCTTGTCAAGAACCAAAAAAAGATCTATCTTTACTGGAGATACAAGTATACAGCAAAGAATGGAAGAAAACGCTTGAAATTTAAGGACATGTGCACTCACATGAGAAATGATGCAGAACCCACAAAAAGATGATCAAGAAAACGTTAAGAGGAGAGAATTCTAACTacagaaattaattaaagatttttaaagagagaagaaaacttgtaagaatttagagagagaggggagagagaggcgTACAagtacaagaagaaaaaaagtgaagaCGAGAGAAAGGAGGGTTCCGGTTGTTAAGGTACGTTTGAACGTGTAAGAGAAGAATTGTAGTGATAGGCGGAGGATTCTCTGTGCATTCCATGCTGTCATCGAATGAGaacatgagagagagagagagagcggaggtttgaaaattcaattaagaaaaatatttttttttaacactaatTATTTCGTGTTCagtattttggtgtttttttaaaaaaattaaaaattaaatatattaaaatcatttaaaaacattaaaaaaatactaattttatattttttcaatataactatatttttaaaatatatttaaacatgagtgaaaataaaatatcaaattaagtgTTTGTTTGGAACTGCTTCTTTACTAgagtttcaataaattttaattttttttttaaattaaatttttttatgttttttaaattatttaaatataataatataaaaaaaaatcaaaataaaaaaataaaaaatatcattttaatatattttaaaataaaaaatatttttaaaaacaatatcaatcaCACTTTCCATCCATCATCATGCTCATATCGGTTTGGCGACGTGATAATTGTGGCGCAATCTGAGAAACACCAGAGATAAAACTTTTGCTCGGGTGCAACGCATTTCCTTtagaagaatttatttttaagatgataTGATGTTTTCTTTAGGTtttctaataattatattatgttattttagtttattataatttcaaaataatataatgtagAAAAACATTTGTAGTTTATGGCgaaaatattgtaatttatGATAGATTTAGATAGCAACTACTTTaaggaaaatatattataataaaggtttgtaaaatattttttagattttctcttgtttgtcttcaaaaaaaatagaaaatattttttatatttattttcagtagaatattttacaaaaaaaaaataatctataaaaaacatttaacaataAACCTTCAAtcttagtttaaatattttcaaataataaagttCCATTAagtaatttatatgtatttttctgTCAACTATCTTCccattcattattattattgaaaagtgttttatatttaaaatatttttaccataagatatttttcaagttaaatatttaaaaatattatatacgcatggcattttacaaaaaaaaaattacacaaaataaacgtaccctaaatttttataattttgaatttcaagcTATAAAAGTAGCAAAACGTTATATACACATGTAGGTGTTTTGCTTTAAGTGGCTGCATATCTTCCTTGTTAAGAAACCAATGAATTCGAAAATCTAAATGGAATCATTTGCTACATATGTACCCAGAAATCAATTCAAGAAGGATTGTTagtattttgcaattttttttaattaatgtggatATTTAATGTGcacattgttattaattttgcagggcctgaaattaatgataatataaGTCTTTAATTATTCTGAGTTTTGTAGGActcaaattaatgatttttaaaaaataaatttagaatctaactagttaaattatattttttacgatgcatttgttttattaatcgATATTGAGAGCTTGAATCTTaagagaattttatttatttattaaagcaCCGGATTGATATGAAAGTtgtatttttagaattatttaaaaaaaaaaactcaaaatcgaTTCAAATCTCCAATTCCATTAAATTCcactaaacaagaaaaaaatagtcaaaataatgaattaatgaACCCAAATCTATGtggattcatttttttaatataaaaactaaggctatataatttttgtataattgaaaaaacaataccACGAAATTGGTAATCTAAAATGAAATATCATGTTCTTCGAACGTTGCATGTTAATTGAgattaaatcttaatttaaacgatatcaaaaacacaatatgacatattttaaaagtaatttaataaaagaaaataccaatctcttgaaatttgtaatgggaatatatttttaaaaaggaatGCATGAAAGGGAGAGGCAGTCAATGACAGGCGAACGAGTTTCGAGCGGAAATAGCGGGGCGAAGGCTTTTTCTTGGGTATCTGTAACTCATCATCTACTCTGTCTGTCACCAGTTACGTGCCTCCATGTCATTGCTCTTGTCTCTGCTTTTTCTCtgtctttaaattaattttataataattcaatgATTACCGCTtaactttctttaaaattatattgcttcccacattttataattaatccAATGACTTACCACCTAGAAATCTCATTCAAGTCACATTTTATAtcaagttatatattttttatttaaacggtgtccttttatttattttttaaaaaattaatgatattgttttagactgaaaattttttttatatcaaatatttctctgaattttctatatttaacCATGTTGTAAGAAATTTAGTcagtaaaattttatataaacaataatacattaataaagtaatttaaaatataatattattataaaataataaattactaatatatttatttgaaaaagacATTAGGATAAAAgtatattatttgatatattagtatatataataCTTTAGTTTATATAATATTGCTAGAAAATACATTccaatacaaaacatgttatatatatatatactagctttgatacccgcgcgatgccgcgggtcatttttttttgtataaaaaaatattaaaaaaaataaaattttaaaaatcttgggtttttctacaaagttatacccaagaatcttagGTTTGACTGCAACGTCTGACCTAagtgtaatatttataatattaataataaaattaaacttgcatgacccaagtttaagtgagcctgactgtAACACcgaacccaagaatattggatgtgggtctggctataaggtcgtatcataaaagtatgataattaaatagattaattaaaaaaaatcaacagaaatgaaaaaactaatgaagaaaaagaaaaagaaattgaattacttgggttaaccctttaaaccaaatcaaactaaatgaaaaaaactaatgaagagaaagaaaaaaattaacattaacaaactaaatcaaacaaaaacaattcattaaaaaaaattaaaaagaaaaaacaaaagaaaaaaacagtcatataatataatacaatataataataattataatgaaaaaacgtggggaaagttaaagctaaagctaaattctcaaccaactcaatattaaaaaaataaatttatcaaagataatttaaaaaataaacatatggaGGAAACActgcaaccaaacaaaaattatataagggaaacactgtattaatccatagtgtttttttttcttttttaaaaaagctacaaagctaagttctcaaccagcttaatatatataaaaaaccgaGATTCGTataatgaaagtatgataactaaattaatttttttttcacattaacaaactaaattaaacaaaaaaaaaaatcattgaaaaaaaaacacaagaaaaaggcaaaaaaaaaaaaaccatgggcaaaacagaaaaagaaaagaaaagaaaagaagtcaaGTGTTTCACTGTATGCACAGTGatatattatatgtaaaaaacagaataaacaaaagcgaggaaaaaaaaagctgcTACAATGAAAAACTcacgcattaaaaaaaaaaacactgctacagtgaaaaaacatttaaaaaaaaaacaaaagcaaaagcaaaaaaaaaagagggaaaaacagccacaaaaaaaaaaccaaaaacaaaaaaaaatgccacaaaagaaaaaactgcaaaaaaaaaaaagctttagctacagtgaaaaagctacgtgttttagtatattacttaattatatgtaaaaaacagaagaaacaaaagcgaggaaaaaaaaaacaaaactgctacagtgaaaaacccacgcataaaaaaaaaatgtaaaaaagaaaaactgctacagaaaaaaaaccaaaaacaaaaaaaaatgccacagaagaaaaaactaaaaaaaaaattgtaaaaaaaaaaaaaaactttagctaCAGTAAAAAAGATACgcgttttagtatattacttaattattatataataatataattataataattattataatatataagtataattaattttagagttttttaatatatatatatatatatatatacacatcgtataaaataaaattatacaaatatatgatatagtaatttttagtttaatttttatgatatagttaaatattaaaaaatattttttaatttattttttataatatttttaaatataaaaaaataattttatttttaataacatgttttttatataaaaaatattttaaagaaaaaaaaactcttttttcgACAAGAAAAACGagatattagtaaaaaaataataatgaattgaTTTGACCAGATCGAGACACTGATTCTGAACCGACACTTGTAAGTTGTAACTATGCTTTTTTGAGATATTTATGCGGGacccatataaaaaaacaaaaaagagaagtcGGCCTCGCAAAAAGGAAGACAGCTTGAATGGTCGAAGACGCTGGCAGGTTGTTTTTACTGCATGTCTGAaaattcattggtttttttaaaaaaaaaatttaatgttttgatattaaaaataaatttaaattttttttaaaatatatttttaaattaaaattatttaaaaaacatcaacactaccactttaataatataaatacgtTACAATAAGTCAATTTAGTTGACTAAATACGTTACTCTCTTGgttta
This is a stretch of genomic DNA from Populus alba chromosome 11, ASM523922v2, whole genome shotgun sequence. It encodes these proteins:
- the LOC118040793 gene encoding UDP-arabinose 4-epimerase 1 translates to MLNFGRTRAQPRSNRSISLGGMDYSDPKRKNNVVGKILLAATLTALCIIMLKQSPTFYSPSPFSLHEEGVIHVLVTGGAGFIGSHAALRLLKDGYRVTIVDNLSRGNIGAVKVLQELFPEPGRLQFIYADLGDPKTVNIIFSQNAFNAVMHFAAVAYVGESTMDPLKYYHNITSNTLVVLEAMAANDVKTLIYSSTCATYGEPEKMPITEVTPQVPINPYGKAKKMAEDIILDFSKNSNMAIMILRYFNVIGSDPEGRLGEAPRPELREHGRISGACFDAARGIIPGLKVKGTDYKTHDGTCIRDYIDVTDLVDAHVKALEKAMPGKVGIYNVGTGKGRSVKEFVKACKKATGVDIKVDYLPRRPGDYAEVFSDPSKINLELNWTAQYTDLQKSLQTAWRWQKSHQNGYGSPLVMAS